A single Thermoplasmatales archaeon DNA region contains:
- a CDS encoding transposase has product MRAWYPPEDADPIVLHEPNRKGISVFGAVRISDGSPLSEITEKYNALTLLEFLSLDRKRFPDCIFVLDNALYHHASLITDYAYLAGIDLLFPGPDSPELTPIERVLTLVKKHATHNRYFQLLSNLRTALSDEFNRHLKPNKELRNICVVT; this is encoded by the coding sequence ATAAGGGCATGGTATCCGCCCGAAGACGCAGATCCTATAGTACTGCATGAACCAAACAGAAAAGGAATAAGTGTATTCGGTGCAGTGAGGATAAGCGATGGCAGTCCCCTGTCGGAGATCACGGAAAAGTACAATGCATTAACACTCCTGGAGTTCCTCTCCCTGGATCGCAAAAGATTCCCGGACTGTATATTTGTCCTTGACAACGCACTGTACCACCATGCCAGTTTAATTACTGATTATGCATACCTCGCCGGTATTGATCTGCTCTTTCCTGGCCCGGATTCACCGGAGTTGACTCCAATAGAACGGGTATTGACGCTCGTAAAAAAGCACGCAACACACAACAGGTATTTCCAGTTATTGAGCAACCTAAGGACTGCACTTTCAGATGAATTCAACAGACATCTCAAACCCAACAAAGAACTAAGAAACATATGCGTAGTAACTTAA